A window from Leptothermofonsia sichuanensis E412 encodes these proteins:
- a CDS encoding IS1 family transposase (programmed frameshift), which yields MVLEPIHCPVCDGIEVIKHGTTPDGKQRYFCQNSGCHRRTFILQYTYQGYLPEVKQQISDMAMNGSGIRDTARVLHISPTTVIEELKKDRQLKAVNELKLAELEPAQSIVKLCQWEDTEAEADEMWSFVQSKAQQRWLWHAIDHHSGKILAYVLATHQDEAFLQLKALLEPFGIMQFYTDGWGTYERQLDPSLHTVGKQNTQKIERKHLTLRTRLKRLARKTICFSKSILMHDIVIGLFINRYEFGFAI from the exons ATGGTATTAGAACCAATTCACTGCCCTGTGTGTGATGGGATTGAGGTGATCAAACACGGCACAACACCAGACGGCAAACAGCGCTACTTTTGTCAAAACTCAGGATGCCATCGGCGCACCTTTATTTTGCAATACACCTATCAAGGGTATCTGCCTGAAGTCAAGCAACAAATCAGCGATATGGCAATGAATGGGAGTGGGATTCGAGACACTGCCCGTGTCCTTCACATTAGTCCAACGACGGTGATTGAGGAATTA AAAAAAGATCGTCAACTCAAAGCCGTGAATGAACTCAAACTGGCTGAGTTGGAACCCGCTCAAAGCATCGTAAAGCTTTGCCAGTGGGAAGATACAGAGGCAGAAGCCGATGAAATGTGGAGTTTTGTCCAGTCTAAAGCCCAGCAACGTTGGTTATGGCATGCAATTGACCATCACAGTGGAAAAATATTAGCTTATGTGTTGGCGACGCATCAAGATGAAGCATTCCTCCAACTCAAAGCGTTATTAGAACCGTTTGGAATTATGCAGTTTTACACAGATGGTTGGGGAACCTATGAGCGGCAGCTTGACCCAAGTCTTCATACCGTTGGCAAACAGAACACGCAGAAGATTGAGCGTAAGCATTTAACTTTACGCACGCGCTTGAAGCGATTAGCTCGCAAAACTATTTGCTTTTCTAAGTCCATTCTGATGCATGACATTGTGATTGGGCTATTTATTAACCGTTATGAGTTTGGTTTTGCTATCTAA
- a CDS encoding integron integrase: MTVTDRPKMLLEVVQETLRRKHYSFRTEKTYLQWIKRYLLFHNKRHPREMGKAEIEAFLTHLAVQEHVAAATQNQTLNAILFLYRDVLEQQPDWNIQAVRARRSTSLPTVLTPEEVRSIIAQMNGVYRLVIQLLYGTGMRLNEALSLRIKDLDFTQHQIIVRNGKGMKDRVTMLPDSLIGPLQSHLQQVNTLHQQDLEQGYGSVWLPFARARKYPNADRQWGWQWVFPSSRRIENPDSGLWQRYHLHESGLQKALKQAVRCAKVTKRVGCHTFRHSFATHLLQSGYDIRTVQELLGHKDVKTTMIYTHVLNRGGRGVRSPLDG, encoded by the coding sequence ATGACTGTGACTGACCGGCCCAAGATGTTGCTCGAAGTCGTTCAGGAGACTCTACGACGTAAGCACTACTCTTTTCGAACCGAAAAAACCTATCTCCAGTGGATTAAGCGCTACCTGCTCTTTCACAACAAACGTCATCCTAGGGAGATGGGGAAAGCAGAAATCGAGGCGTTCCTCACACACTTGGCGGTTCAAGAGCACGTGGCTGCTGCGACTCAAAACCAAACATTAAACGCCATTCTCTTCCTCTACCGGGATGTTCTTGAACAGCAGCCAGATTGGAATATCCAGGCAGTCCGAGCCAGACGATCGACTTCCCTACCTACCGTCCTAACCCCAGAAGAAGTGCGCTCAATTATTGCCCAAATGAACGGTGTCTACCGCTTAGTCATTCAACTGCTGTATGGAACAGGAATGCGCTTGAACGAAGCCCTTTCCCTACGAATCAAAGATCTGGACTTCACTCAGCATCAAATCATTGTTCGGAATGGCAAAGGGATGAAAGATCGGGTGACCATGCTTCCAGATAGCCTGATTGGGCCGCTCCAATCGCACCTTCAGCAGGTGAACACTTTACATCAGCAAGATTTAGAGCAGGGATATGGATCCGTTTGGTTACCATTCGCCCGCGCACGTAAGTATCCAAATGCCGATCGACAATGGGGCTGGCAGTGGGTTTTCCCCTCCAGTCGGCGTATTGAGAATCCTGACTCTGGCCTATGGCAACGCTATCACCTGCACGAAAGTGGACTCCAAAAAGCCCTTAAGCAAGCCGTCCGATGCGCCAAAGTCACAAAACGGGTCGGTTGTCACACCTTCCGCCATTCCTTCGCTACTCACCTCTTGCAAAGTGGCTACGACATCCGCACCGTCCAGGAACTGCTTGGTCACAAAGATGTCAAAACCACGATGATTTATACCCATGTGCTCAATCGTGGAGGCCGAGGGGTACGAAGTCCGCTGGATGGGTAA
- a CDS encoding HNH endonuclease translates to MHQNKVDRLLGQRSESEINEAYDFLAQRYSSQGTELNSVNTASFFPDEVDSAQTFREGAVRQVTVNAYERDPKARQKCIDYYGLNCSVCNFNFGKVYGQLGEGFIHVHHLRPISDIAEEYEVDPVKDLRPVCPNCHAMIHRTPRTYSIEEMKNIIEAQP, encoded by the coding sequence ATCCATCAAAACAAAGTTGACAGACTACTAGGGCAGAGATCTGAGTCAGAGATTAATGAAGCTTATGATTTTCTTGCCCAACGATACTCAAGTCAGGGCACTGAGTTAAATTCTGTAAATACTGCTAGTTTTTTCCCAGACGAAGTAGATTCAGCACAGACCTTTCGTGAAGGGGCAGTACGTCAAGTAACAGTCAATGCCTATGAGCGAGATCCTAAAGCACGACAAAAATGCATTGATTACTACGGATTAAATTGCTCAGTTTGTAATTTTAACTTTGGTAAAGTTTATGGGCAGTTAGGCGAAGGCTTTATTCATGTGCATCATCTACGCCCAATTTCAGACATTGCAGAGGAATACGAAGTTGACCCTGTGAAAGATCTACGCCCTGTCTGCCCAAACTGCCATGCCATGATTCATCGGACTCCCCGCACATACAGCATTGAGGAGATGAAGAATATAATAGAGGCACAACCCTAG
- a CDS encoding DUF433 domain-containing protein, with translation MVQVTEYLYVVRDDEILHGEPIIRGTRTPVRAIVETWRMGVAPEEIPKGMPHLTLGQVFGALTYYSDHQEEINYYIEQNRIPDELIDPLVRAL, from the coding sequence ATGGTTCAAGTGACAGAATATCTTTATGTTGTGCGAGATGATGAAATTCTACATGGGGAACCTATCATCAGAGGAACCCGCACACCTGTCAGAGCAATTGTTGAGACCTGGCGGATGGGTGTTGCACCTGAAGAAATTCCCAAGGGGATGCCTCATCTGACACTAGGACAAGTATTTGGAGCATTAACTTATTACAGCGACCATCAAGAGGAAATTAATTATTATATTGAACAAAACCGTATTCCTGACGAGTTAATAGATCCACTGGTTAGAGCCTTGTGA
- a CDS encoding tetratricopeptide repeat protein codes for MEQNDGDLMAVAHKYYQAGYLTQAEALYQQLLERHPHHLQVLSWLALISDQSGKPLDSIAYYERILALKPEAAEAHSNLGSVLGRVGRIGDAIAHHRQALSLLPRDADAHYNLAVALYQDQQMEEAIAHYRQATELNPNHASAHANLGLTLYRQGNLEESVISYQRAIALKPDHLNAHNGLAVVLYHLGRLEEAMAHCQQAIALEPKFFSAYNNLGTIFQKQGKLEQAMAQYQRAIELNPNYASAYDNLGTIYQERKDLEQAIAHYQKAIALDPHAANAYNNLGSALKDQGRLEEAIACCQKAIQLQPSHADAHNNLGSSLVEQGKFQAAIAHYEQAIYYKPDHVNAHLNLGIILLMLGNFQRGFVEYHWRWRSKQCPPLRYPDALWGGSDLTGKTILLTAEQGFGDTIQFARYAPLVAKWGGRVVIACQRPLLRLLETLPGIDQCVDRDRVNVETHFHAPLLDLPLILGTTVETIPANVPYLSPPTSKFQLPAPEASTRPEPPQAAQKDIARFQGVGYREGAEHPTMPDTPVPESIEKPYRELKVGFVWASNPDNATSKKRSCPLAHFLSLTKIPGISLYSLQKDVPEADQQLLEATSSVQDLRPQLQDFADTAAAIAQLDLVISVDTAVAHLAGAMGKSVWTLLPFVADWRWLLHREDTPWYPTMRLFRQPQEGDWESVFRQVEKRLQTVMQGAAELEAGRRSGEENKEPEPINQSVKPVAQSTMRSDWGNLLPSGCPHRLKQCRHGVLLYNPTDSLPGKSLEFYGEWLEAETLLFQSLVRLGDTVVEVGAQVGTHTLFLSEAVGQSGRVLATEPHRLRFQMLCANLGLNYKTNVNACQVLLRDFPRPHWIGSETGLPENLNPTMGEPIQIISLDSFKLSQCRLLKVSLEPETLRLFQGATVTIQRCQPVLYLESIQPEISVPLIDYLNALGYDLYWHRPALYNPKNFLHNPENLFGNATAFNMLGFHRNQRIAVQGMERVAIEDAKRLRHSSFQGCEVQ; via the coding sequence ATGGAACAAAACGATGGCGATTTGATGGCGGTTGCCCATAAGTACTATCAGGCAGGCTACCTGACTCAGGCAGAAGCCCTTTACCAACAATTGCTGGAACGACACCCCCACCACCTTCAGGTATTGTCCTGGTTAGCCTTGATTTCTGACCAATCCGGTAAACCACTGGACAGTATTGCTTACTATGAACGAATTTTGGCATTGAAACCAGAAGCGGCAGAAGCTCACAGTAATCTGGGATCGGTGCTGGGCCGGGTCGGCAGAATAGGGGATGCGATCGCCCATCATCGCCAGGCACTCTCCCTATTACCCAGGGATGCCGATGCCCATTACAATCTGGCAGTGGCGCTCTACCAGGATCAGCAGATGGAAGAGGCGATCGCCCATTATCGCCAGGCTACAGAACTTAATCCGAACCATGCCAGTGCCCACGCCAACCTGGGACTGACCCTCTACCGGCAGGGAAACCTGGAGGAGTCTGTTATTTCCTATCAGCGGGCAATCGCGCTCAAGCCTGACCATCTCAATGCCCACAATGGGCTGGCAGTGGTACTGTACCACCTGGGACGGTTGGAGGAGGCGATGGCCCATTGCCAGCAGGCGATCGCGCTTGAACCCAAATTCTTCAGCGCCTATAACAACCTGGGCACCATTTTCCAGAAGCAGGGCAAACTGGAGCAGGCAATGGCGCAGTACCAGCGGGCGATTGAGCTGAATCCCAACTATGCCAGTGCCTATGACAACCTGGGCACCATTTACCAAGAGCGCAAAGACCTGGAGCAGGCGATCGCCCACTACCAGAAAGCCATTGCCCTCGATCCCCACGCTGCCAATGCCTATAACAATCTTGGCTCGGCCTTGAAAGACCAGGGCAGACTGGAGGAGGCGATCGCCTGCTGTCAGAAAGCCATTCAACTCCAGCCCAGCCATGCCGATGCCCACAACAACCTGGGCAGTAGCCTGGTGGAGCAGGGCAAATTTCAGGCCGCGATCGCCCATTACGAACAGGCCATCTACTATAAACCAGACCATGTCAACGCCCACCTCAACCTGGGAATTATTCTGCTCATGCTGGGTAACTTTCAGCGGGGCTTTGTCGAATACCACTGGCGCTGGCGCAGTAAGCAGTGTCCTCCCCTGCGGTATCCCGATGCTCTCTGGGGTGGCTCCGATCTGACAGGTAAGACCATTCTGTTGACAGCAGAGCAGGGATTTGGTGACACGATTCAGTTTGCCCGCTATGCACCCCTGGTGGCAAAGTGGGGAGGGCGAGTGGTCATCGCCTGTCAGAGACCCCTCCTGCGCCTGCTGGAGACTCTACCAGGGATTGATCAATGCGTTGATCGCGATCGGGTGAATGTGGAAACTCACTTCCATGCGCCGCTGCTTGACCTGCCTCTGATTTTGGGCACCACGGTTGAGACGATTCCAGCCAATGTGCCCTATCTCAGTCCGCCCACCTCCAAGTTTCAACTGCCTGCTCCAGAAGCCTCTACCCGGCCAGAGCCACCACAAGCTGCCCAAAAGGATATAGCCCGTTTCCAGGGTGTGGGGTATCGTGAGGGGGCGGAGCACCCCACCATGCCTGACACTCCCGTACCTGAGTCAATTGAGAAACCTTATAGAGAGCTAAAGGTAGGGTTTGTTTGGGCTTCCAACCCGGATAACGCCACCTCTAAAAAACGTTCCTGTCCGCTGGCGCATTTCCTGTCCCTGACAAAGATTCCAGGCATTTCCCTGTACAGCCTTCAGAAGGACGTACCAGAGGCAGATCAGCAACTTCTGGAAGCAACCTCATCCGTTCAAGACCTGCGCCCCCAACTCCAGGATTTTGCAGATACCGCCGCAGCGATCGCCCAGCTTGACCTGGTCATCAGTGTCGATACAGCCGTGGCACACCTGGCAGGGGCAATGGGCAAATCGGTATGGACGTTGCTTCCCTTTGTTGCCGACTGGCGCTGGCTCCTACACCGGGAGGATACTCCCTGGTATCCCACCATGCGTCTGTTTCGTCAGCCACAGGAAGGAGACTGGGAGAGCGTGTTTCGCCAGGTGGAGAAACGGTTGCAGACAGTGATGCAGGGAGCAGCAGAACTGGAGGCTGGGCGGCGCAGCGGAGAAGAGAACAAAGAACCTGAGCCGATTAATCAGTCAGTGAAACCAGTTGCTCAATCGACGATGCGGTCAGACTGGGGAAATCTGCTTCCTTCCGGTTGTCCCCATCGCCTCAAGCAATGCCGTCATGGCGTGCTGCTCTACAATCCCACCGACTCCCTGCCTGGCAAGTCACTGGAGTTCTATGGAGAATGGCTGGAGGCAGAAACTTTGCTGTTTCAATCACTGGTCAGGTTGGGGGATACAGTGGTTGAAGTGGGGGCACAGGTGGGAACCCACACCCTGTTCCTGTCGGAGGCAGTTGGGCAGAGCGGGAGAGTGCTGGCAACCGAACCCCATCGCCTGCGGTTTCAGATGCTCTGTGCCAACCTGGGGTTGAATTACAAAACAAATGTGAATGCCTGTCAGGTCCTGCTCAGGGACTTCCCACGTCCCCACTGGATTGGGTCTGAAACTGGTTTACCAGAAAATTTGAACCCGACAATGGGAGAGCCGATTCAGATCATCTCCTTAGACAGTTTCAAGCTTTCCCAGTGTCGGTTACTCAAAGTCAGCCTGGAGCCAGAAACCCTGCGATTATTTCAGGGAGCAACAGTAACTATCCAGCGCTGCCAGCCAGTGTTATACCTGGAAAGCATTCAACCGGAAATCTCCGTTCCTTTGATTGATTACCTCAATGCTCTCGGGTATGACCTTTACTGGCATCGCCCCGCTCTTTACAATCCCAAGAACTTTCTCCACAACCCTGAGAATCTGTTTGGTAATGCAACTGCATTTAATATGTTAGGGTTTCATCGCAACCAGCGGATTGCCGTCCAGGGAATGGAGCGAGTTGCAATCGAAGATGCTAAGCGATTGAGACATAGCTCTTTTCAAGGGTGTGAGGTACAGTGA
- a CDS encoding IS1 family transposase (programmed frameshift) codes for MVLEPIHCPVCDGIEVIKHGTTPDGKQRYFCQNSGCHRRTFILQYTYQGYLPEVKQQISDMAMNGSGIRDTARVLHISPTTVIEELKKDRQLKAVNELKLAELEPAQSIVKLCQGEDTEAEADEMWSFVQSKAQQRWLWHAIDHHSGKILAYVLATHQDEAFLQLKALLEPFGIMQFYTDGWGTYERQLDPSLHTVGKQNTQKIERKHLTLRTRLKRLARKTICFSKSILMHDIVIGLFINRYEFGFAI; via the exons ATGGTATTAGAACCAATTCACTGCCCTGTGTGTGATGGGATTGAGGTGATCAAACACGGCACAACACCAGACGGCAAACAGCGCTACTTTTGTCAAAACTCAGGATGCCATCGGCGCACCTTTATTTTGCAATACACCTATCAAGGGTATCTGCCTGAAGTCAAGCAACAAATCAGCGATATGGCAATGAATGGGAGTGGGATTCGAGACACTGCCCGTGTCCTTCACATTAGTCCAACGACGGTGATTGAGGAATTA AAAAAAGATCGTCAACTCAAAGCCGTGAATGAACTCAAACTGGCTGAGTTGGAACCCGCTCAAAGCATCGTAAAGCTTTGCCAGGGGGAAGATACAGAGGCAGAAGCCGATGAAATGTGGAGTTTTGTCCAGTCTAAAGCCCAGCAACGTTGGTTATGGCATGCAATTGACCATCACAGTGGAAAAATATTAGCTTATGTGTTGGCGACGCATCAAGATGAAGCATTCCTCCAACTCAAAGCGTTATTAGAACCGTTTGGAATTATGCAGTTTTACACAGATGGTTGGGGAACCTATGAGCGGCAGCTTGACCCAAGTCTTCATACCGTTGGCAAACAGAACACGCAGAAGATTGAGCGTAAGCATTTAACTTTACGCACGCGCTTGAAGCGATTAGCTCGCAAAACTATTTGCTTTTCTAAGTCCATTCTGATGCATGACATTGTGATTGGGCTATTTATTAACCGTTATGAGTTTGGTTTTGCTATCTAA
- a CDS encoding DUF5615 family PIN-like protein translates to MSSLFICLYLDEDVNVLIADLLRARGFDVITARDAGQLHATDAEQLAYAISQSRTLVTHNRTDFEELVQSYFDSGQTHYGVIFAVRRPPQEIAQRLLAILNQIASDEMQNQVRYI, encoded by the coding sequence GTGAGCAGTTTATTTATTTGTTTGTACCTTGATGAAGATGTCAACGTTTTGATAGCTGACTTACTTCGAGCAAGAGGCTTTGATGTCATCACTGCACGCGATGCAGGTCAACTTCATGCAACTGATGCGGAACAACTTGCTTATGCTATAAGTCAATCAAGAACTCTGGTCACACATAATCGAACCGACTTTGAGGAACTTGTGCAAAGTTATTTTGATTCAGGACAGACACATTACGGCGTGATCTTTGCTGTTCGTCGTCCTCCTCAAGAAATTGCACAACGGTTGCTTGCGATTCTCAATCAAATCGCTTCAGATGAGATGCAAAATCAAGTTCGATATATTTAG
- a CDS encoding BrnT family toxin translates to MQFEWDGNKAERNLSKHGVSFEEAKTVFDDPLYIDFYDPDHSKDEERYLIVGESNQGRVLIVSYTERGNSIRLISAREVTRTEREAYEEG, encoded by the coding sequence ATGCAGTTTGAGTGGGATGGAAACAAGGCAGAGCGCAATCTATCAAAGCATGGAGTCTCATTTGAGGAAGCAAAAACTGTTTTTGATGATCCTCTCTATATTGATTTCTACGATCCAGACCACTCTAAGGATGAGGAACGATATCTCATTGTTGGAGAGTCGAACCAAGGACGAGTTTTGATTGTGTCGTACACCGAACGAGGAAATTCGATTCGACTCATCAGTGCAAGAGAAGTGACACGAACTGAGCGAGAAGCTTATGAGGAGGGATGA
- a CDS encoding M48 family metallopeptidase, with product MSAIEGCGVFLAIWLSSWLINESNTYWLAWLFQPIFFIGLLLAWAVPVDWSIHNWIALLVAFSLNLIGNIYNHVRLDGQIKELIKQQSWWQIGPLRQYRLKDGYVQDSGMKDNAYTSRFGAPVLGISSKSSVWNWLFGTDGWTDSQRKAILRHEYGHNIVAVPIIFLETLVFYWLYSNFSLWNALFLIPTFISVWTLVNWLDELLADTFAGHHGFSLFSSIFKEASFSNYILGGIGAYSHPPLLLRGLAFCYIIPIGIGTLFALSLFAIPSLANTM from the coding sequence ATGTCTGCAATCGAAGGTTGTGGTGTTTTCCTTGCTATCTGGCTTAGTAGTTGGTTAATCAACGAAAGCAACACTTACTGGTTGGCTTGGTTATTTCAGCCAATATTTTTCATTGGTTTATTGCTAGCTTGGGCTGTACCTGTTGATTGGTCAATCCACAACTGGATTGCACTTCTAGTTGCATTCTCCTTAAATCTGATCGGCAACATATACAATCATGTGAGATTGGATGGGCAAATTAAGGAACTTATTAAGCAACAGTCTTGGTGGCAAATTGGACCTCTACGCCAATATAGATTAAAGGATGGTTACGTTCAGGATTCTGGCATGAAAGATAATGCCTATACTTCTCGCTTTGGTGCTCCTGTTCTTGGCATAAGTTCCAAATCTTCTGTATGGAACTGGCTTTTTGGTACTGATGGGTGGACAGACTCTCAGCGCAAAGCAATTCTCAGGCATGAGTACGGGCATAATATTGTTGCAGTTCCAATTATTTTCCTCGAAACACTAGTTTTTTACTGGCTATACAGCAATTTCTCTCTATGGAACGCACTATTTTTAATTCCTACTTTTATTAGTGTTTGGACACTCGTGAATTGGTTGGACGAGTTGCTTGCAGATACGTTTGCAGGACATCATGGATTTTCACTATTTAGCAGCATCTTCAAAGAGGCTTCTTTCTCCAATTATATTTTGGGTGGAATAGGAGCTTATTCACACCCACCTCTACTGCTAAGGGGATTAGCATTCTGCTATATAATTCCTATTGGGATCGGAACTCTTTTTGCTCTAAGCTTATTTGCAATTCCATCTCTTGCCAACACAATGTAG
- a CDS encoding YifB family Mg chelatase-like AAA ATPase — MLAKIWSASLVGIDAVKVGVEVDIAGGLPGIVVVGLPSQEVQESKERVRTALKNAGYAFPMRKIVVNLTPADLRKEGPCFDLPISVGILAASEQTSTALLDEYLFLGEVSLDGSLRPVAGVLAIAAAARRLGISGLVVPADNAREASVVKGLKVFGFQHLSEVGEFLTASENYSPVSMDGLEELEKSQFSGPDLRDVKGQTHARRALEIAAAGGHNLVFVGPPGSGKTMLARRLPGILPALSFEEALEVTQIHSVAGLLKEKGSLVAIRPFRAPHHSASGPSLVGGGSFPRPGEISLAHRGVLFLDELTEFKRDVLEFLRQPLEDGHVTISRTRQTVIFPAQFTLVASTNPCPCGYFGDTIQPCTCSPKAREQYWARLSGPLMDRIDLQVGVNRLKPEEITQQPTGEASAEVRVRVQAAREHARERFKDTSLRCNAEMKSPHLRQWCRLDDASRNLLEGAIRKLGLSVRASDRILKVARTIADLAGDENLQTHHVAEAIQYRTIDRMQ; from the coding sequence ATGCTTGCTAAAATCTGGAGTGCATCACTGGTTGGTATCGACGCTGTGAAGGTTGGCGTTGAAGTTGACATTGCAGGGGGATTGCCTGGAATTGTTGTGGTTGGGTTGCCTTCCCAGGAAGTGCAGGAGTCAAAAGAACGGGTCAGAACTGCCCTGAAAAATGCTGGCTATGCATTTCCGATGCGAAAAATCGTGGTGAATTTGACTCCAGCAGACTTACGGAAAGAAGGTCCCTGTTTTGATTTACCCATCAGTGTGGGGATTCTGGCGGCATCAGAGCAAACCAGTACAGCGCTACTGGATGAGTATTTGTTTTTAGGCGAAGTGTCACTGGATGGGTCATTGCGGCCTGTCGCCGGGGTGCTGGCGATCGCCGCCGCCGCCAGGCGCCTCGGCATTTCAGGTCTGGTAGTACCTGCTGACAATGCCCGTGAAGCCTCTGTCGTCAAAGGGCTAAAAGTATTTGGCTTTCAACACCTGTCTGAAGTTGGGGAGTTTTTAACCGCTTCGGAAAACTACAGCCCGGTTTCCATGGATGGGCTGGAAGAACTGGAGAAAAGCCAATTTTCCGGCCCCGATCTGCGCGACGTGAAAGGACAAACCCATGCCCGGCGAGCACTGGAAATTGCCGCGGCGGGAGGACATAACCTGGTATTTGTGGGTCCTCCCGGCAGTGGAAAAACCATGCTTGCCCGCAGACTGCCGGGCATTTTACCCGCCCTCTCCTTTGAAGAAGCACTGGAGGTGACTCAGATTCATTCTGTGGCGGGGCTGCTCAAGGAGAAGGGGTCCTTAGTAGCGATCCGTCCCTTCCGTGCCCCCCACCATTCGGCATCCGGCCCTTCTCTGGTCGGTGGTGGCAGTTTCCCCCGTCCCGGCGAAATTTCCCTGGCACACCGGGGCGTCCTCTTTCTGGATGAGTTGACAGAGTTTAAGCGGGATGTGCTGGAGTTTTTACGCCAGCCGCTGGAGGATGGACACGTCACCATTTCCCGGACCCGTCAGACTGTGATTTTCCCGGCCCAGTTTACCCTGGTTGCCAGCACCAATCCCTGCCCCTGCGGTTATTTCGGCGATACCATTCAACCCTGTACCTGTTCTCCCAAAGCCAGAGAACAGTACTGGGCAAGGTTATCGGGTCCACTGATGGATCGAATTGATTTGCAAGTGGGCGTCAACCGGCTGAAGCCAGAAGAGATTACGCAACAGCCAACGGGGGAAGCGTCCGCCGAAGTGCGGGTACGGGTGCAGGCAGCCAGAGAACATGCCAGGGAACGCTTCAAGGACACATCACTCCGATGCAATGCAGAGATGAAAAGTCCCCATCTGCGCCAGTGGTGCAGGTTAGATGATGCCAGCCGCAACCTGCTGGAAGGGGCAATTCGGAAACTGGGACTATCGGTCAGGGCGAGCGATCGCATCCTCAAAGTTGCCCGCACCATTGCCGACCTTGCCGGGGATGAAAACCTGCAAACCCATCACGTTGCAGAGGCGATTCAATACCGCACAATCGATAGAATGCAGTAA